Proteins from one Thaumasiovibrio subtropicus genomic window:
- a CDS encoding Dyp-type peroxidase codes for MATMQPGILPNAGPFALYVTLNVENLTDAVKAQLGHFHRLIADINDQYQADLCATLSFGQQCWQQLYQGTSFDTFKPLGAGKVTAPATEADVLIHIHSTRHDLHFLALRKFLAPIADVVTITDETYGYRYLDSRDMTDFVDGTENPKEDAQRQEVAAIASGDLAGGSFVMLQRFEHNLPAWNKMGIAQQEAAVGRTKADSIELDDVPNNSHVGRVDIKEKGKGLKLVRHSLPYGSVSGPHGLLFIAYCNTQHNFKQMLESMYGEVDGVTDRLLDFTTAVTGGYYFAPSNEMLAAILAE; via the coding sequence ATGGCAACGATGCAGCCAGGTATTTTGCCGAATGCAGGGCCTTTTGCACTGTATGTAACCCTGAATGTTGAGAACCTCACTGACGCAGTAAAAGCGCAGCTTGGTCACTTTCACCGTCTTATCGCTGATATTAATGACCAGTATCAAGCGGATCTATGTGCAACATTGAGTTTTGGTCAGCAATGTTGGCAGCAGCTATATCAAGGGACGTCGTTCGATACCTTTAAGCCGCTGGGTGCGGGTAAGGTGACTGCGCCAGCGACAGAAGCGGATGTATTAATACATATTCACTCGACACGACATGATTTACATTTTCTTGCTCTGCGCAAGTTTTTGGCACCTATCGCTGATGTCGTTACGATAACCGACGAAACCTATGGCTATCGTTACTTAGACAGTCGCGATATGACCGACTTTGTTGATGGGACCGAGAATCCAAAGGAAGACGCTCAACGCCAAGAGGTTGCTGCTATTGCATCGGGCGATTTAGCCGGTGGCAGTTTCGTTATGTTGCAACGCTTTGAGCACAATTTGCCAGCTTGGAACAAAATGGGGATTGCTCAACAAGAAGCGGCAGTAGGACGAACTAAAGCTGACTCGATTGAGTTAGATGACGTGCCAAACAATTCTCATGTGGGCCGTGTCGATATCAAAGAAAAAGGAAAAGGACTCAAACTGGTCCGCCACAGTCTGCCATACGGCTCCGTTAGTGGTCCTCACGGTTTGCTGTTTATTGCGTACTGTAATACGCAGCATAATTTCAAGCAGATGCTAGAAAGTATGTACGGTGAAGTGGATGGCGTGACAGATCGCTTGTTAGATTTCACTACAGCGGTAACTGGCGGTTACTATTTTGCGCCTTCGAATGAAATGTTGGCTGCCATTCTCGCTGAATAA
- a CDS encoding beta-N-acetylhexosaminidase, translating into MLKQTLLATSIIATLSACTSTPELTEQQRVNAIAENLDIHYQVVTNHGANDGLACQALGAEWASCNQVIMTLENQGQAVEGHDWVIYFHSIRLILDIDSDLFTVSRVTGDLHKLTPTEKFTGFEAGEKIELPLIGEFWQLFETDFMPGAFVTAPNSEPKQIVALDTEDVASFVSGLEGDNLKRTPDDNNIFATAATRFEKNADVVQQDVRTAVIPTPLHSEATGGELSITQGLAIKEGVFSTDHLAAIEARADVIGVDIDGTVPVNVTLKPGAFSDDTARSGAYRLDVTSEAVEVIAFDSVGAFYAVQSLFGLIDSTNPTVVPTVSIKDAPRFDYRGVMVDVARNFHSKDAILATLDQMAAYKLNKLHLHLTDDEGWRLEIPGLPELTEVGAKRCFDLEEQHCLLPQLGSGATTDNFGSGYFSREDYIEILNYARARHIEVIPEIDMPAHARAAVMSMEARYDKYMAEGDQAAAEAYRLLDPQDTSNVTTVQFYDRHSFINPCLDSSVRFVDKVISEVAAMHQEAGVPLNTWHFGGDEAKNIKLGAGLQDINAEDPVAWKGNIDLSKQDKPFARSPQCQTLIAEGTVKDAGYLPSYFAEQVSGIVAEKGIPAFQAWQDGLKYSEGADAFATADTRVNFWDVLYWGGTSSAYEWSANGYDVIVSNPDYVYMDMPYEIDPKERGYYWATRATDTRKMFGFAPENLPQNAETSLDRDGNGFTGKGEVESAPFYGLSAQLWSETVRTDEQYEYMVFPRVLAAAERAWHRAEWENDYQVGVEYSQESELVNKAALHDDWTRFANVMGQRELAKLEKSGIDYRLPVPGARIENGQLEMNVQFPGVALQYSLDGKQWLDYNSAERPKVEGNVSVRSISASGERHSRVIDVK; encoded by the coding sequence ATGTTAAAACAAACCCTATTAGCCACTTCGATTATAGCGACTCTGTCTGCATGTACATCAACACCAGAGTTAACCGAACAACAGCGTGTTAATGCCATAGCAGAGAATTTGGATATTCATTATCAAGTAGTGACCAACCATGGCGCAAATGATGGCTTAGCTTGTCAGGCCCTCGGTGCCGAGTGGGCGTCTTGTAATCAAGTGATAATGACATTGGAGAATCAAGGACAAGCGGTCGAAGGTCACGACTGGGTGATCTACTTCCATAGCATCCGTTTAATTCTAGATATCGACAGTGATCTCTTTACCGTTAGCCGTGTAACAGGCGATCTACATAAATTGACGCCGACCGAGAAATTTACTGGCTTCGAAGCCGGTGAAAAGATTGAGCTGCCACTGATCGGCGAGTTCTGGCAACTGTTTGAAACGGACTTTATGCCGGGGGCCTTTGTAACAGCACCTAACTCAGAGCCGAAGCAAATTGTCGCGTTAGATACTGAAGATGTGGCGAGCTTCGTGAGTGGATTAGAGGGTGATAACTTAAAACGCACGCCAGACGATAACAATATCTTTGCTACTGCTGCCACGCGTTTTGAGAAAAATGCTGATGTTGTACAACAGGATGTCCGTACTGCGGTTATCCCGACCCCACTTCATAGCGAAGCAACAGGGGGAGAGCTTTCGATTACTCAGGGCTTGGCGATCAAAGAAGGGGTGTTTTCAACAGATCACCTAGCTGCCATTGAAGCGCGTGCGGACGTTATTGGTGTCGATATCGATGGTACCGTTCCTGTTAATGTGACACTTAAACCTGGTGCTTTTTCTGATGACACCGCACGTTCTGGCGCTTATCGGTTAGATGTTACGTCAGAGGCAGTGGAGGTGATTGCTTTTGATAGTGTCGGCGCATTTTACGCGGTGCAATCTCTGTTTGGGTTGATTGATAGCACCAATCCGACTGTTGTTCCGACGGTTTCTATCAAAGATGCGCCACGCTTTGACTACCGTGGTGTGATGGTTGACGTTGCCCGTAACTTCCATTCGAAAGACGCTATTCTCGCTACTCTTGATCAAATGGCGGCCTACAAGCTCAATAAGCTGCATCTTCACCTAACCGATGATGAAGGTTGGCGTTTAGAAATTCCGGGTCTGCCAGAGTTGACCGAGGTAGGTGCGAAACGTTGCTTTGACTTAGAAGAGCAGCATTGCCTACTACCTCAACTTGGCTCGGGGGCGACAACGGATAACTTTGGTAGCGGCTACTTCAGCCGAGAAGACTATATTGAAATTCTAAACTACGCACGGGCTCGTCATATTGAAGTGATTCCTGAGATCGATATGCCAGCGCATGCGCGTGCTGCTGTGATGTCGATGGAAGCGCGTTATGACAAATACATGGCCGAAGGTGATCAAGCCGCTGCGGAAGCTTATCGTTTGTTGGATCCGCAAGATACTTCTAATGTGACGACAGTACAGTTCTATGACCGTCATAGCTTCATTAACCCTTGTCTAGATTCATCCGTTCGTTTTGTCGATAAGGTGATCAGCGAAGTGGCTGCGATGCACCAAGAAGCGGGTGTGCCTTTGAATACGTGGCACTTTGGTGGCGATGAAGCGAAGAACATTAAGCTTGGTGCTGGGCTTCAAGATATCAATGCGGAAGATCCAGTGGCTTGGAAAGGCAATATTGATCTTAGCAAACAAGATAAGCCGTTTGCGCGTTCACCACAATGCCAGACTTTGATCGCTGAAGGCACGGTAAAAGATGCGGGTTACTTACCTAGTTACTTTGCTGAGCAGGTGTCGGGTATTGTGGCTGAAAAAGGTATTCCCGCATTTCAAGCTTGGCAAGATGGCCTGAAGTACAGTGAAGGTGCTGATGCCTTCGCGACGGCTGACACACGTGTCAACTTCTGGGATGTGCTTTACTGGGGCGGGACGAGTTCTGCATATGAGTGGTCTGCAAATGGCTATGATGTGATTGTATCTAATCCAGACTATGTCTACATGGATATGCCTTATGAAATCGACCCGAAAGAGCGTGGTTATTACTGGGCGACGCGTGCAACAGATACGCGTAAGATGTTTGGATTTGCACCAGAGAACTTGCCTCAGAATGCAGAAACTTCGCTAGATCGCGATGGGAATGGCTTCACTGGTAAAGGCGAAGTGGAAAGTGCTCCATTCTATGGTCTTTCAGCGCAGCTCTGGTCTGAGACTGTCCGTACTGACGAGCAGTATGAGTACATGGTATTCCCTCGCGTACTTGCCGCTGCGGAACGCGCCTGGCACCGTGCTGAGTGGGAAAATGACTATCAAGTCGGTGTGGAATACTCACAAGAGTCAGAGTTAGTAAACAAAGCTGCGCTTCATGATGATTGGACACGCTTCGCAAATGTCATGGGTCAGCGCGAACTCGCTAAATTGGAGAAATCGGGCATTGATTATCGCCTACCTGTACCGGGTGCGCGTATTGAGAATGGCCAACTAGAGATGAATGTGCAGTTCCCAGGGGTAGCGCTACAGTATTCTCTAGACGGTAAGCAATGGCTGGACTACAACAGTGCTGAGAGACCAAAGGTTGAAGGTAACGTATCTGTACGTTCAATCTCAGCATCGGGTGAACGTCACAGTCGAGTGATTGACGTGAAATAA
- a CDS encoding DUF4174 domain-containing protein, translating into MRTFIILTFLVLLPGITAAYPHHSLHWNARTLVFFLPEDVAQQRQLMKEVLFNQCQLTARDVDIYLADNNNTSPKELLVNKQRQTTLPDNFHALKLSSPDYQAVLIGKDGEVKHRWQHAIDWQELNTIIDAMPMRKREIQNGQRRHCNI; encoded by the coding sequence ATGCGTACCTTTATTATCCTGACCTTTTTGGTGCTACTACCGGGTATCACCGCGGCGTACCCCCATCACTCACTCCACTGGAATGCGCGTACTCTGGTATTCTTTTTACCGGAAGATGTCGCCCAGCAAAGGCAGCTGATGAAAGAGGTGCTGTTTAACCAGTGCCAACTCACGGCCAGAGATGTTGACATCTATCTTGCTGACAATAACAACACTTCGCCAAAAGAGCTGCTCGTCAACAAACAGCGACAAACCACACTACCTGACAACTTTCACGCCCTAAAACTGTCCTCACCTGACTATCAAGCCGTACTGATCGGCAAAGATGGAGAAGTAAAACATCGATGGCAACATGCCATTGACTGGCAAGAGCTCAATACCATCATTGACGCTATGCCCATGCGGAAAAGAGAAATCCAAAATGGCCAACGTCGGCATTGCAACATCTAA
- the crr gene encoding PTS glucose transporter subunit IIA: MGLFDKLKKLVSDDSANTGAIEIIAPLSGEIVNIEDVPDVVFAEKIVGDGIAIKPAGDKMVAPVSGTIGKIFETNHAFSIESDDGIELFVHFGIDTVELKGEGFERIAEEGQTVKAGDTVIKFDLALLEEKAKSTLTPVVISNMDEIKELTKLSGAVNVGETAVLKVTK; the protein is encoded by the coding sequence ATGGGTCTGTTTGACAAACTAAAAAAGCTAGTTTCGGACGATAGCGCAAACACAGGTGCAATTGAAATCATCGCGCCACTTTCAGGTGAAATCGTAAACATCGAAGATGTGCCTGATGTCGTATTCGCAGAGAAAATCGTTGGTGACGGTATCGCAATCAAACCAGCTGGTGACAAAATGGTTGCACCAGTAAGCGGTACTATCGGTAAAATCTTCGAAACGAACCACGCATTCTCTATCGAGTCTGATGACGGCATCGAGCTTTTCGTTCACTTCGGTATTGATACTGTTGAACTAAAAGGTGAAGGTTTCGAGCGCATTGCTGAAGAAGGTCAAACAGTTAAAGCTGGCGACACAGTGATCAAATTCGACCTAGCGCTACTAGAAGAGAAAGCGAAATCAACGCTGACACCTGTTGTTATCTCTAACATGGACGAAATCAAAGAGCTAACTAAGCTTTCTGGTGCTGTTAATGTTGGTGAAACTGCAGTACTTAAAGTAACTAAGTAA
- the ptsI gene encoding phosphoenolpyruvate-protein phosphotransferase PtsI, giving the protein MISGIPASPGIAFGKALLLKEEEIVLNQSPISDVESEIQRFYDARSKSSEQLEAIKEKARETFGEEKEAIFEGHIMLLEDEELEEEIIAFIKENNASADLAIHSVIEEQATTLESLDDEYLKERATDIRDIGSRFVKNALGINIVSLSAINEEVILVANDLTPSETAQINLQYVLGFITDIGGRTSHTSIMARSLELPAIVGTNDITQQVQNGDMLVLDALNNQIVVNPSDAELDKFKAIRDQHNAEKEELAKLKDLPAITLDGHQVEVCGNIGTVKDCDGINRNGGEGVGLYRTEFLFMDRDALPTEEEQYQAYKEVAEAMHGEPVIIRTMDIGGDKDLPYMDLPQEMNPFLGWRAVRISLDRREILRDQLRGILRASAHGKLRIMFPMIISVEEIRELKKAIEEYKAELRAEGLAFDENVEIGVMVETPAAAAIAHHLAKEVAFFSIGTNDLTQYTLAVDRGNELISHLYNPLSPAVLTVIKQVIDASHKEGKWTGMCGELAGDERATLLLLGMGLDEFSMSGISIPRVKKIIRNANFAEVKQMADEALAMPTAAEIEAHVEKFIAEKTIC; this is encoded by the coding sequence ATGATTTCAGGAATTCCGGCCTCTCCGGGCATTGCTTTCGGAAAAGCCTTGCTGCTGAAAGAAGAAGAGATTGTTTTAAACCAGTCTCCTATCAGCGACGTAGAGAGTGAAATTCAACGTTTCTATGATGCGCGTAGCAAATCTTCTGAGCAGCTAGAAGCGATCAAAGAAAAGGCGCGTGAAACTTTCGGTGAAGAAAAAGAAGCTATCTTCGAAGGCCACATCATGTTGCTTGAAGATGAAGAGCTGGAAGAAGAAATCATTGCATTCATCAAAGAGAACAACGCAAGTGCAGACCTCGCGATCCACTCTGTGATCGAAGAGCAAGCAACAACGCTTGAGTCTCTAGATGATGAGTACCTTAAAGAGCGTGCGACCGATATTCGCGATATCGGTTCACGCTTTGTTAAAAACGCACTCGGCATTAACATCGTCTCGCTAAGCGCGATTAACGAAGAAGTTATCCTTGTTGCTAACGACCTAACACCTTCAGAAACAGCGCAGATTAACCTGCAGTATGTTCTAGGTTTTATTACCGATATCGGTGGTCGTACATCTCATACCTCAATCATGGCACGTTCACTAGAACTTCCTGCCATCGTTGGTACTAACGACATCACTCAGCAAGTTCAGAATGGCGATATGCTTGTTCTTGACGCACTTAACAACCAAATTGTTGTTAACCCAAGCGATGCTGAGCTAGACAAATTCAAAGCGATTCGCGACCAACACAACGCGGAAAAAGAAGAGCTTGCAAAACTGAAAGATTTGCCAGCTATCACACTTGACGGTCACCAAGTCGAAGTATGCGGTAACATCGGTACTGTAAAAGACTGTGACGGCATCAACCGCAATGGTGGCGAAGGCGTCGGCCTTTACCGTACTGAATTCCTGTTCATGGATCGCGACGCGCTTCCAACAGAAGAAGAGCAGTACCAGGCATATAAAGAAGTCGCAGAAGCGATGCATGGCGAGCCAGTGATCATCCGTACTATGGATATCGGTGGTGATAAAGATCTACCTTACATGGATCTGCCACAAGAAATGAACCCATTCTTGGGTTGGCGTGCAGTGCGTATCAGCCTTGACCGCCGTGAAATCCTGCGTGACCAGCTTCGTGGTATTCTACGAGCATCTGCGCACGGTAAACTTCGCATCATGTTCCCAATGATCATCTCTGTTGAAGAGATTCGTGAACTGAAAAAAGCGATTGAAGAATATAAAGCAGAGCTTCGAGCTGAAGGTCTTGCATTTGATGAAAACGTTGAAATCGGTGTAATGGTAGAAACCCCTGCTGCTGCAGCGATTGCTCACCATCTGGCGAAAGAAGTTGCTTTCTTCAGTATTGGTACGAACGACTTAACTCAGTATACTCTAGCGGTAGACCGCGGTAACGAGCTGATTTCACACCTATACAACCCGCTGTCTCCAGCTGTACTGACAGTGATCAAACAGGTCATCGACGCTTCTCATAAAGAAGGTAAGTGGACTGGTATGTGTGGTGAGCTAGCTGGCGACGAGCGTGCAACCCTGCTTCTTCTAGGTATGGGTCTGGATGAGTTCAGTATGTCTGGCATTTCAATTCCACGTGTTAAGAAGATTATCCGTAACGCAAACTTCGCTGAAGTGAAGCAAATGGCGGATGAAGCATTGGCAATGCCAACTGCAGCTGAAATCGAAGCACACGTAGAAAAATTTATCGCAGAGAAAACTATCTGCTAA
- the ptsH gene encoding phosphocarrier protein Hpr, with protein sequence MYQKQVEITAENGLHTRPAAQFVKEAKGFDADITVTSNGKSASAKSLFKLQTLGLVKGTVVTISAEGAQAQAAVDHLVALMDELH encoded by the coding sequence ATGTATCAGAAACAAGTTGAAATCACTGCAGAAAACGGCCTACACACTCGTCCTGCTGCACAGTTCGTAAAAGAAGCAAAAGGCTTCGACGCAGACATCACTGTTACCTCTAACGGTAAAAGCGCTTCTGCAAAGAGCCTATTCAAGCTTCAAACTCTAGGTCTAGTTAAAGGCACTGTTGTTACTATTTCTGCTGAAGGTGCTCAAGCTCAAGCAGCTGTTGACCACCTAGTCGCATTGATGGATGAGCTGCACTAA